Proteins encoded within one genomic window of Rhododendron vialii isolate Sample 1 chromosome 1a, ASM3025357v1:
- the LOC131321425 gene encoding 2'-deoxymugineic-acid 2'-dioxygenase-like, translating to MISDQLEINSNGKLKSAQHRAVTNTSSARTSLVTFISPSLESIIESEKALVSASEPPVFKSMQFKEYLDIHTANHPW from the exons ATGATTTCTGACCAACTtgag ATTAACAGCAATGGGAAGCTAAAAAGTGCTCAACACCGAGCAGTGACGAATACCAGCTCTGCCCGGACATCCTTAGTCACTTTTATTAGTCCATCTCTAGAATCCATCATAGAATCTGAAAAGGCACTTGTTAGTGCATCCGAACCCCCAGTCTTCAAGTCCATGCAGTTCAAGGAGTACCTTGATATTCACACGGCCAATCACCCGTGGTAA